In the Glycine max cultivar Williams 82 chromosome 19, Glycine_max_v4.0, whole genome shotgun sequence genome, agttcaagaaaaggttcacaatcaaagactctctaagaattatgcatgaacatgttaaggactaattaacatgcaagatttgactcatgaacaaatgagttagacaaagaaacaagaaaaataaaattcaacacaacataaggaatcttacgtgacaagtttcatgactagacatgacttttatgacaaaactacaataggtgaataTGTcattctagatttttgaggttttcttctactttaatgtttttctaagaattttatggtttaggtttcagccaaaaaaattgacaatataaaactcaaaggaacctaaactcaacacaattcattggtcaagaacaagaacaaggaatttgaaccatagaaaatcaaatctagcttctatagcaagctTAATCGGTGGAActtctaaaaaattatgttaacaaCATTCAGCACAAGACacgtgaggagatacatggagagaaacgaagaaacaacaatggaggagaaagtaaagctgaaaattagtggaggtttaaggagcacctacttgaagctcttgtgctctgataccacttgttggaagcTTGCTtatgaagcttctatggaggctggatctttgagcttcaataaggtccttcaatggtgatttttagcCATGGAATTGCAGcgaaagataaaggagaagaggttagAGGAGACGTCATCCACTAGAGAATAAGTcatggaaggagaagcttcaccaccaagagagtggcttggataagaagcttaaagaggaagcttcaatggaggaagagaataCCAGAGAGAGAGGGGGAGGAGGGGGGGCGAGGTGTGGGAATTGAAGGAGATtagagagagaagttgaactttgaagtgtttcTCACAAGTttatcattcatcaaagttacgaCAAGTGTTACTTTGAAGATGTTATATAGGTTTTTTCAATGCCACCTGGTTAATAGGAACAAATAAAGattcaaaacaacaaagaaggttgacaaggaaaaaagaaaacaagatggAAATTACGAAAACATAGGAAGAGGATATGATGTAAGTTAACAAGATTCAATGATGGTGGGAATAGATGTGATTCGGGAACCTACCAGCCAAGGTGAGATTTTGTTTAGAATTTGTAAAACAGACGGTACAGAAGAAGGGCTTAGATTCCTCAACATTTTGAGGCCATGTAGGGTGTAAAACATATGTTCCCTTCACAATGCAAACATATCAGGATATACTCGTGAAGATGCTGATGAGTTCATTTTTTGTAGCTACAATGGACACAACTGGGTATTTTCCAAGGTAGAATGGTTTCATGAGTAAAGAACACTCCAAAGTGAATCTGAAGTTATTCCTTTCTTGAAAGCATCAATAAGTGACAGTTttttcaatcttgaaatcagattttaccttttattttaattttttattttttaaacttttagataacaaataattacaaaaacaatCTTAGTATTGTACACCAAAATATTTAGgacaaaaaatctattttttttaaatgtaaattaattatttcagggtattaaagaaattttatacatttaattaaaataaaatctcaattttcTCTCCTTCATAATTCATGTATCCTATTTCTCTCTCCTTAGTGATCACATTCTCGGTTCCCGTATATCTTCCAAGGTAGAATGGTTTCATGAGTAAAGAACACTCCAAAGTGAATCTGAAGTTATTCCTTTCTTGAAAGCATCAATAAGTGATGGACCCAAATTCAGAGTCTCTCTGGTGGAGCACGCTGTTGCAGCGTGAAAATTTGGTGAAGAGAGGATGGAGGGCATATCCAATGTGCAGTGGGAAaggatatgaaaaaaaaaaactaagagggGGTAGAAGTTTCTGACTGTTCAGAGTTGGAAACTGCACAAACTGAGCAATGCCGGTGTGACGAAAAATGGTTATGACCAGCGATTGTACCCGCTGGTTGCGGTGGTAAAACCTGTGGGTGAGAGTAGAGAGAGAGTGCAAGTAAAGCAGAGTAGAAAAATAGATAGATGAAAGAAGCAAGAATACTCATGGTGAGTGCAAAATTTTGCTGCTGAATTGCAAAGATAGTCACGAACTGATGGTGGATGGAGCTTGAATAGTTTACTAGGTGAGGGAGACAAAGAAATTTGGAAATTTTGGATGAAACTTGAAGATGTGGTAACATACGAGAGAGAAAGATACCTTTGGCCTAATTATAGAGAAATTGTGTGAAATGTATTTCCAAAAGAAAGGACAAAGGGTTGAGAATCTCTATCACATGCATGCTGATTTGTAATAGTGAGCCACAAATTCATtaacatgaattttaaatgtaacacggggaaaaaaaactaagaaaatacTCTTTATAATCACATACCACATTTTAATTTAGACATATAAAATAGAGACATTATAGAAGAATGtaatttcaattcatttataaagtaacataatataatatataaaaagattactgcaaaactatatatataatcttgttttatatttttctggTCTCTTCCAACCTTGGATCTTAGGTCGTCACTCCTCTAAACTAGACCTTGGATTAAGAACATACAATTTAGTATTTTCCCTCTCAACTAAATTCTTTCTCGCATCCTACTCCAGTCTTTAGCAGTTCTGATTGCAGTAATGGGCAATTTTTCTTAAGATACTCAAAACCATCAGAATGCATCACGGCTGCAATAGAcataataatgaaagaaatgatatGAGAATCAACTGTCAACTAACAAATAATGTAGACAccaaaatgatgaaaatatattACAAGCTAAGAAGTAATTGGCTATGAACTCAAATGTAGAGTTGGGTTTGAAAGTTAAGCATGGAAACTCACCATCAAAGTTTTCAGCAGAAAATTTTTGACAGATGGACTTCAAGTGGGTAGCACAATAACGATCAGCAAGAGCAAAAATATAGGCAACAGAATCTACAGATATGTCTTTACAAAGTATAGATTCACACATCAACATTAGTCTTGGCAAACCATACTTTTCTCCAGCAGCTAACAACTTTGCTATAAATGATTCAGACAACGAAGGAAAGAATGACGAATCCAACATAAAGAGCTCTTCATCTTCCAAAAGAGTGTCTCTATAAACAAAATGAAGTAAAGCCTGCTCAACATAGAACACGATTAAAATTAGATAACCAACCAAACGATAGGCCCGATTTTAACTGAATTAAATAGCATATATCTTGTGTGGAACAAAAAACAGCTACAAAGGTATAGAGAAAAAGAGGAACTTTTAATGAATGTGACACCTTGAAAACCTTAGGTTCCATGTCAATAACAACTATCTCCTGATCATCCTTCTTCATAGcattaaaaaattgagtttcAAACATGGTTGATCGAGCTGCCAAAACAAGCTTATGAGCATGAAACCTTTCTCCACCAACCGAGAAAGTAACATCAAATGATTCCTCATCCTCTAACAACATCCCAAAATGTTCACCAATATCAGATTCAGGAACCTGTATTGTGTTTAACTGAGAAGAATCTATGGACGACACTAAAACCGCAATAGTGCAATTTATCTTCAAGCAATCATCCTTGAGAAAATTTGACGTCTCAAGGTGTCTCCGTTTGAAAAACCGCGTATAGCCCCTATTACACAACAAGTGCATCATTGATCACTACGTAATGTACACCACAAAAAATGGATACAAGAGCTAATAAATCATGATGATATCCAAATCATATCACCAAAATCACAAGGTTCTCTAGTTcctttgaaaatttaattttatgtcttATATTCTAATAAAAGAGCTATCTCTTTAACCCCTGACAATagtgaaaaaagattaaaagaaaaatcaataacaCTTTGCTTTATTTTAAAGACTATATTGTTTACATAAATGTTGGACATACGAATATAATAAGTTTgtatagagactaaaactaaattttaaaatattaaaaaactaagatacatttcaatatttattttctaaaaataaaaataaaaataaagaaaacactaACACTAACCACATGCTGCCATGGTTTATGAGAGTGTAAGGCC is a window encoding:
- the LOC100797106 gene encoding BTB/POZ and MATH domain-containing protein 4 translates to MSRAMCNPAMVSRSVLGSQTSSKSVTETMSGSHEFVIKGYSLTKGMGIGKYIVSETFIVGGFQWAIYFFPDGRDPKDNAAYVSVFVALHSKSTNVRALFDLTLLDLCKKGEHKVHSHFSHSLTIGPYTLINHGSMWGYTRFFKRRHLETSNFLKDDCLKINCTIAVLVSSIDSSQLNTIQVPESDIGEHFGMLLEDEESFDVTFSVGGERFHAHKLVLAARSTMFETQFFNAMKKDDQEIVVIDMEPKVFKALLHFVYRDTLLEDEELFMLDSSFFPSLSESFIAKLLAAGEKYGLPRLMLMCESILCKDISVDSVAYIFALADRYCATHLKSICQKFSAENFDAVMHSDGFEYLKKNCPLLQSELLKTGVGCEKEFS